The Pseudoxanthomonas sp. CF385 region GCTGGACGCCTACGAACAGACGCTGCCGCCGGACATGGCGCGCTGGAGCGACCTGGCCCGCGACCAGTACGTGGAAGCCAAATCGCTGCTGGCGGGCTACCTGCTGTCCTCGCAGGGCGACCGCGTGGCGATGGCCAATTCCATCGAAGGGCGCTTCCCGTACCTGGACCACCGCGTCATCGAATTCGCCAATCGCCTGCCGCCCAGCTTCAAGATCCGCGGCATGACCGAGAAGTACCTGCTGCGGCGTGCGCTGGCCGACCTGCTGCCGCCGGACATCGCGCAACGGACGAAACAGCCGTACCGCGCACCGGACAGCCAGAGCTTCTTCTTCGACGGCAAGCCGCTGGATTACGTGGCCGACCTGCTGTCGCCGGAGTCGATCCGCGAAGCGGGCTACTTCGACGCGGCCGCGGTGGGACGGCTGCTGGAAAAATGCAGGCAGGGGCGTGCCACCGGCTTCGGCGACAACCAGGCCTTCATGGGCGTGCTGTCGACGATGCTGGTGCACCGGCAGACGGTCGAGGCGCGCCTGGCGCCGGCCACCACCGCGCAGCCTTCCGGGGCGATCGCGTAACCACCTGCCGCGCGGCAGATCGAGGGGATCAAGGCATGGATTGGCGGGTCAAGGGCATCATCCAGAAGGTTCTCGGCACGTTGCCCGGCGGGCACACGCTGCATTTCCACCTGCAGCGGCGCTTCGGCGGCCTGCGCGATTTCGATGGCGAGCTGGCGTCCAAGGTGGACGACTGGGAGATCATGGTCGGCCACCTGCGCGATGCCGGCATCGTGCTCCCCGGCGTGCGCGCCTTCGAGATCGGCACCGGCTGGTATCCGACCTTCCCGTTCGCCTGCTATCTGGCGGGTGCGGCGCGCGTGACCACGTACGACCTCAACCCGCACCTGCGCATGGATTTGACGATCCGGTGCGCGGAGGTGCTCGGCGGCTTCCTCGACCGCATCGCGACCGTGGCGGGCACGCCGCTCGCGGAGGTCGAAGGCCGTCATCGGCGACTGCTCGATGCCCTGCGGAAAGGATCGGACCTGGAAGCGGCCAGCGATGGCGTGATCCACTATCGTGCGCCCGCCGACGCCACCCGCAGCCTGCTGCCGGACGGCGAGGTGGACGTGGTGTTCTCCAACAGCGTGCTGGAGCACGTGCCGCCGGAGGTCATCGACGCGATGTACGCCGAGTCGATGCGCGTGCTGTCGCCGCGCGGGGTGATGTTCCATTCGGTGAACTGCGGCGACCACTACGCGTACGTGGACCGCAACGTCCACCAGCTGAACTACCTGCGCTACTCCGACGAGGAATGGCAGCGCTGGAACAACGCCTTCCTCTACCAGAACCGTCTGCGCGCGCACTGGTTCGTCGACGGCGCGCGCCGGCACGGCTTCGACATCGATCTCGACACCCGCACCACGCGGGCGGAACGGATGAAGCAGCTGGCCGCCATGCCGGTGCATCCGCAGTTCGCGGACGTGCCCGCCGAACAACTCTGCATCACCAGCGTGGACTTCATCGCGCGCAAGCCGGCGTCGGCGACGGCCGGCTGAAGCCCGTGCGCTACGGCGCGCCGGCGGCCGGTGCCACCGGTGCGGGCGCCGATACGGCAGCCGGTGCCGGCGTGATCCTCAGCAGCTTGCCGTCGGGCGCGGGCGCGTCCACCAGCACGTAGAGCGCGCCATCCGGCCCTTGCCGGACGTCACGGATGCGCTGGTTGCGGTCCAGCAGCAGGCGCTCCTCGTGCACGACGCGGTCGCCGTCCAGTTCGAGCCGGATCAGCGCCTTCGACGCGAGCGCGCCGAGGAACAGGTTGCCCTTCCATCCCGGCAACGCATCGCCGGTGTAGAACGCCATGCCGCTGAGGCCGGGCGACTTCATCCACACGTGGTGCGGCGGTTCCATTCCCGGTGCGGCGTTGCCTTGCGATCCGGGTACCGGACGCCCGCTGTAGTCCACGCCATGGGTGACCACCGGCCATCCGTAGTTGAGGCCGGGTTTCGGCAGGTTCAGTTCGTCCCCGCCCATCGGGCCATGCTCCGTCGCCCACAGCTGGCGGGTGACCGGATGCAGCGCAGCGCCCTGCACGTTGCGGTGCCCGTACGACCAGATCTCGCCGCGTGCGCCGGCTTTCGCCACGAACGGATTGTCGGCCGGCACCGTGCCATCGGGATGGATGCGCACGATCTTGCCGGACAGCTTGTCCAGTTCCTGCGCGGTCGCCGCGCCGACGCGGTTGTCGCCGTGGGTGACGAACAGGTCGCCCTGGTCGTCGAACACCAGGCGTGCGCCGACGTGCGTGCCATGCGAAAGCTTGGGCTCCTGCCGGTAGACGACGGTCGCATCGACCAGTGCGTTGCCCTGCAGCTTCCCGCGCACCACGGCGGTCCCGGCCTTGTTGCCGCGGAAGGTGGGTTCGGCGAAGGCCAGGTACACCAGGCCGTCGGTGCGGTAACCGGGTGACAGGACGACATCGAGCAGGCCGGCCTGGCCATCGACGAAGATGTTCGGCAGCCCTTCGACGGGCTCCGAGACGCCGCCGTCGGCACCGATCTTGCGCAACCGGCCGGCACGCTCCGTAACGAGCATTCCGCCATCGGGCAGGAACGCGACCGACCACGGATGGTCGAGTCCGACCACCTGCTCCGCTACCACGAAAGCCTGTTTTTCCGATGCGTAGGCCCGGGGCGACGGATCCTGCACCGTGCGCGGCGGCGCTGCGGGTTGCGCCACGGGCGCGTTCTGCCGGCAGCCGGCCAGCGCCACGAGGGCCAGGATCAGGAAGGAAGCACGCATCGTGGACTCCTGTCGGTGACGTCGGGCGGCGATGGTAGCACCGCGAATGTCCGCCCTGCCCCCCTGTCCCGCTTGGCCGGTGAACGTCCGAACCGCCGTTCATCTGGACAGCAACGGAACAGGAAATGCCGGGGACACCATGCCGCAGAAGCAACAGATCAAAGCCTTCATCCTGCAGAACTTCCTCTTCTCGGACGATCCGTCCGCCGTGGGCGATCAGGATTCGCTGATCCAGGGAGGCATCATCGATTCGACCGGCATCCATGAGCTGGTCTTCTTCCTCGAGGACGCGTTCAAGCTGCAGATCGCGGCCGAGGAAATGACGCCGGCCAACTTCGATTCGATCGAGACCGTCGACGCCTTCGTTTCGCGCAAGCTCGCCGTCGCCGTCTGATCCGGACGGCCCGTCGATGGAGCGCCTGACCGCCCGCCTCGCCAGGAACGCACGCAGCGCCCCACAGCGCGTCGCGATGATCGACGGCGCGCGGACGATCGCGTACGCGGACTTCTGGGCACAGGCGTGCGGCTTCGCCCGCTACCTGCGCGGCGCCGGCCTGCAACCGCAGGACCGCGTGGCCCTGGTGCTGCCGAACCGCATCGAGGGCGCCGTGGCGATCTATGGCACATGGCTGGCCGGCGGCGTCGTCGCGCCGCTCAATGCGCAGGCGCGCTCGCGCGATTTCGGTCCGTGGCTGCGGCACTCCGGCGCGCGTTTCGTCGTGCAGGAAGCCGGCCATCGCGACATGGAGCAGACGCTCGTCCACTGGGAAGGCGCGACATCCGCGCCGCTGGCGATCGAGCTCGCTGCGGAAGCGGCACTGCCGCAGGTGGACGGCGACGACACGGATTTCGCGACCGAAGGCGACGCCGACGCGACCTTGGCGCAGTTGCTGTACACCTCCGGCACCACCGGCGACCCCAAGGGCGTGATGCTCAGTCATGCCAACGTGGCGTCGAACACGGACGCGGTGGTCGCCTACTTGGGACTGACGCCGGACGACACGGTCGTCAGCGTGTTGCCGTTCTACTACGCCTACGGCGCTTCGGTACTCCACACCCACCTCGCCAGCGGCGCCTGCATCGTGCTGGGGCCGAGCATGGTGTTCCCGATCCAGGTGCTCGACGCCGTCCAGCACCACCGCGCCACGGGTTTTTCCGGCGTGCCGTCCACCTACGTGCTGCTGATGGACATGCTGGAGCGGCGTGGCCATGACCTGGCTTCGCTGCGCTACCTGACCCAGGCCGGTGGCGCGATGGCGCCCGCCATCGCTGACCGCGTGCGCGGCCTGCTGCCGGAGGTGCGCCTGTTCCTGATGTACGGGCAGACCGAGGCGACGTCGCGGATCAGCTGGCTGCCGCCCGAGCGCCTGGACGAGAAGCGCGGTTCGGTCGGCATCCCCGTGCAGGACACCCACTGGCGCATCCTCGCCGAGGACGGCACCGCCGCCGGCGTCGGCCAGGGCGGCGAGGTCTGCGTGCGCGGGCCGGGCATCATGCTCGGCTACTGGAACAACCCGGCCGCCACCCAAGCCGTGCTGCGCGACGGCTGGCTGCACACCGGCGACCTCGGTTACGTGGATGCGGAGGGCTACCTGTTCCTGCAGGGCCGCCGCAGCGACATGATCAAGACCGGCGCGCACCGCGTTCACCCCACCGACGTGGAAGAAGTCATCGCCGAACTCCCCGGCATCCGCGAGGTCGCGGTGGTGGGCATCGACGACGACGCACTGGGCCAGGTCATCAAGGCCTTCATCGTCGCGGACGAGGTGCTGCCGCGTGCCGAAGACCGCATCAAGGCGCACTGCCGTGCGCGCCTGGCCGCCTACAAGATCCCCCGACTCATCACCTTCGTCGACGCCCTGCCGCGCACTGCGTCCGGCAAGGTCCGACGTGTCCAACTGACGGAGCAGACCGCAAGCCCATGAGCCAGCTCGACCACCACGTCCTCGACATCGACTACCAGAGCGAAGCCGACCGCATCTGCGCGCGCCTGCGCGAGATCACCGCCCGCCAGCTGCACCGGCGCGGACTCGTCGTCGCGATCTCCGGCGGCATCGACAGTTCGGTCAGTGCCGCACTCGCGGTGCGTGCGCTGGGCGCCGACCGCGTGTTCACGCTGATCCTGCCCGAGCAGGATTCCTCCGACGACAGCGCCGCACGCGCGCACATCCTGGCCGAGCATCTCGGCGTGCGGACCGAAACCGTCGACATCGCCCCCGCGCTGGCGGCGATCGGCTGCTACCGCGCCCGCGACGAAGCCGTGCGCAACACCCTGCCGGAGTACGGCGAGGGCTGGAAGTTCAAGATCGTCATCGACGGCGGCACCGAAGGCCGCATCAACCGTTTCCGCCTGATCGCGCAGTCGCCTGACGGCGCGATGCACGAACGCGACCTCGCACTGGCCGACTACCTCACCATCGTCGCCGCCACCAACTTCAAGCAGCGCATCCGCAAGACGCTGGAGTACTTCCACGCCGATCGCCTGAACTACGGCGTCGTCGGCACCCCGAACCGGGTGGAGTACGACCAGGGTTTCTTCGTCAAGAACGGCGACGGCTCGGCCGACGTCAAGCCCATCGCGCACCTGTACAAATCGCAGGTGTACGGCATGGCGCGTCACCTGGGCCTGCCCGAGCGCGTCTGCGCGGCGATCCCGACCACGGATACCTACAGCCTGAGCCAGGGCCAGGATGAGTTCTATTTCGCCCTGCCGTACCAGCAGATGGACTTGGCGATCTGGGCGCTCAACCACGACCGTCCCGCCAGCGAGCTCGCCACCGCCCTGGGCATCACGCCGGCGCACGCGCAGGCCGTCTACGACGACGTCCGCAACAAGCGCAGGACGACGAAGTACCTGCACATGGCGCCGGTCCTGGCCGGCGACGTTCCCGAACTGGACTGAGCGATGAACGCCATGCCCACCTCACCGCAGTACCTCGTGGAGGCCGGCCGCCCGGCGCGCGACCGGGATACGGTGCTGGCGCTGTGGCGCGGCAACCTGGGCCAGGACGCCCGGATGACGGCGAAGTACGAATGGTTCTACCTGCGCTGCCCGCATGGCGAACCGCTGCTCGAGTTGTTGCTCGATGTGCCGGGCCAGACCCATGTGGGCACCGCGTCCGCGGGTCGCCGTCGCCTGTCGTGGCGGGGCCAGGAGCTGCGTGCCGGCGTACTGGTCGACCTGGCGGTGTTGCCGCAGCACCGCTCGCTGGGGCCCGCGCTGATGCTCCAGCAGGGGCTCATCGCCGCGGCGGACGAAGCGCTCGATGTGCTCTACGGTTTTCCGAATCCCAAGGCCGCGCCGGTGTTCAAGCGCATCGGCTATTCGCAGCCGACGCACCTGGTGCGCTACGCCCGCGTGCTCCGGCATGCGGGCTATCTGCGCAGCCGCATGCCGGCCTGGCTGGCGACGCCCGCCGGTTGGGCCGCCGATGTCGCGATCGCGTGTCGCGACGCCTTCACCCGCCTGCGTGGCCCGTCCCTGTGTTCCGCCTGGGCGGACCAGGCCGATGCGCGCATCGACGCGGTGTGGGCCGAATCCGCGAAGGACGACGCCGTGATGGCGGTCCGCGACGTCGCCCACCTGCGCTGGCGCTTCGACGAATCCCCGTTGGCGACCACGCGCTACCTGCTGGTGAAACGCGAGCAGGATCGTGCGCTGCAGGCCTGGTTCGCGGTGCAGCGCATCGAGGGCACGTTGCACGTGCGCGATTTCTGGTCGGTGGACGGCGCGCGCGGCATGGCCGCGGCGCATGCCGGCGAGTTGCTGAGTGCGGCGCGCAAGCTGGGCTGCAGTGCGGTCTCGGTGGAAATCTGCGCACCGGAAGCACAGCGCGCGGGCTGGCATGCGGTCCACTTCGTGGAACGCGGCCATCGTCCGGTCTTCATGCGCTGGACCTCGCCGGAGGCCGCCTTCGCATCGGCGCCGATCTTCCTGACCTCGGCGGACGAGGACGAGTAACCCGCCGCCCCGCATCGCGGGGCAGGCGATCAGGCCAGGCGGCGCGCCTGCCGCCGGAACAGGTACAGGGCCAGCAAGTCGTCGCGGAAGCGACCCTGCGCATCCACCACGGTATCCGTCTCGAAACCCGTGCGCCCCAGCAGCCAGCCCACGCCGGACACGGTCGGGTTCAGCACGGGCACGCTGGTGAACACCAGCTCGTACCCCGCCTCACGCGCTCGCTGGGCGATGCCCGCATCGAACGAACCGTGCGGGAACGACATCGACTCCGCACTCGCCTGCGCCTGCCCCAGCTGGTGCGCCAGCGACGCGCGTGCGCCCGACAATTCCGCATCGAGGTCGGGAGCGAGCTTCATCGGTGTGTGCGTCTTGCCGTGCAGGCCCAGCGCAACACCGCCGGCCTGCAGGCGCTGCAGTTCGTCCACCGTCACCATGTGCCGGTGGCCGTCGTCGAGCTTGGCCATGAACGGCGCGAGCACCTGCGTCCTGACGCCGGCATCGAGCGCCTCAAGGCGTGCGATGACAGCGCGCAGCGAGGTCATCGATTCGTCTCCGGCCGATGCGGCCTCGCCCGCGGGCAACGCGTCGGACAGCTCGCGCACGGTCACCGCGCCGCGCCGCCATGCGGCGATCAGACGCTCCTGGAAGAAGGGCTGCCGCGTACCCACCGCATCGGCGACGACGAACATCAACGCGGGCAGGCCCGCCCGCTCCAGCGCGGGCAACGCGTAGTCGGCGTTGTCGGCCCAGCCATCGTCGAAGGTGATCAGCAACGCCCGCTTGGGCAACGTGGCGCCCGTCCGGCGCGAGGCGAGCACCTGCTCCAGCGACACCACGTTGTAGTGGCGCCGGAAGAACGCCAGCGACTGTTCGAGCCACCCGGTGGCCAACGTGTAGTCCGGATCGCAGGTGGTCCAGCGCGGATCGTCCGGACTCAGGGTACGATGGAACATCACGACGGTCAGGCTGTCCGCATTGCGCAGCCGGTGATAAAGACCGAGCAGCCCACTGGTATAGAGCAGCTTCTTGGAGACGTCCTTCAGCATGGCGGCCCGCATCGAAGTTTCAGTGATTATACCGACGTACAACCGTCGGGACCTGTTGCCGCGCGCGATCGATTCCGTGCTCGCGCAGACCCGTACCGTGGACGAGATCATCGTGATCGACGACGGCTCCACGGACGGCACCGACGACATGCTTCGCGCGCGCTACGGCGATCGCGTGCGCTACGTATGGCAACCGAACGCCGGCGTATCCGCCGCGCGCAACCACGGCCTGCGGTTGGCGCAGGGGCGCTACCTGGCCCTGCTGGACAGCGACGACCTGTGGTTGCCCGAGAAGACCGCGCTTCAGGTCGCCTTCCTGGAAGCGCATCCCGATTTCGGCATGGTGCTGTGCGACGTCGAGCGCGTCGACAGCGAATACCGGCACATCGACGTGTTTCGTCGCCGCGACACGTTGCGCGAGGACGGCTGGGTGCTGCGCTGGATCCTGCACAATCCTGCCCTGGCGCCCGCATCCGTGTTGCTGCGCCGGGACGTCGTCGACCAGCTCGGCGGTTTCGACGAGGGACTGCGCACGGCCGAAGATCTGGAGTTCCACCTGCGCGTGGCACGGCACTGGAAGATCGGCGTGGTCGAACAGGCGCTGGTCCGCGCGATGCGCGGCCACGACGGCCTGTCGGCGGCCGACAGTACCTACGACGACTATGTGCGCGTGGTCGAGGCCGCCGTGGCCGATGCGCGCGGCAGCGTGGACGACCGGGAGCTCGACGAAGCGCTCGCGGGTACCTACGTCCGGAACGCGCGCGGCATGCTGATCCGCGGACGCTGGAAGGACGGCGCCACGCTGGCCCGGCGCGCCTGGCGCCTGACCCGCGACGCGCAGCTGCGCGGCCAGATCAGGGCGCTCGTGCCCTTCGGCCTCAAGCGCGCGTTGCGCAGCCTCGTGCCGGGCTGATCCCGCGGCACGCGCCGGCGATGCGCGCTCAGCGCGCGCCACGGCCGAACAGCACCACTTCCACGGTCTGCAGCAGGATCATCAGGTCGAACACCAGCCCGTGGTTCTTCACGTAGAAGAGGTCGAACTTCAGTTTCTCTTCCGCATCGCGCACCGACGCCCCGTAGGGGTAGCGAAGCTGCGCCCAGCCCGTCAGGCCCGGCTTCACGCTGTGGCGCACGCCGTAGTAGCGCACCTCGTCGTTGAGCATGTCGACGAAATGCGGGCGTTCGGGGCGCGGACCGACGAAGCTCATGTCGCCGCGCAGCACCGCGATGATCTGCGGCAGCTCGTCCAGGCGCGTCTTGCGGATGATGCGGCCGACCCGCGTGCTGCGGTCGTCGTCCTTGCTCGCCCACACCGCCACGCCGTTCTTCTCGGCATCCACCCGCATGCTGCGGAACTTGGTCAGGGTGAAATGGCGCCCGCGTTCGCCGACGCGCGTCTGGCTGTAGAACACCGGACCGCCCGACTCCAGCCACACGGCCAGGCCCACCAGGATCATCAGCGGCCAGCTCACCAGCAGCAGCACACTGCCCGCGACCAGGTCGAAGAACCGCTTGCTGAGGCGGCGCGGCGTGGAGTAGTCGAAGCCACCCGAGAACACCAACCACGACGGGTCCACCGCATTAAGCTGGACCATGCCGGCCTCGCGCTCGAAGAAGCTGGACAGGTCGACGACAGACATGCCGCGCTGAACGCAGAGCAGCATCTGCTCCATGGGCAGCCCGCCGCGGCGTTCGTCGGGCGCGATCACCAGCTCATCGATCTGCAGGCGCTCGGCCAGGTCGTGCAGGCCCTCTTCGCCGCGGTGGATCAGCAGGTCTTCGCGCACCTGGACGGGCTGGCCCGGCACCGGCACGAAGCCCACCACCGTGAACGTGCGGCGGTCCGAGCGGCGACGCATGCAGGAATTGATGAGGTCGGCGTTGCGCCCGGCACCCAGGATCAGCACCCGCTGCTTGAGCACGTCCGAATGGAAGAGGCGAACCCAGGCCACGCGCACCAGCACGACGCCCGCGAGGCCGATGGCCAACGAGATCGCCAGGACGCCGCGTCCGAGGTACGCCTGCGGCAGCAGGTAGTAGAGGACGACCAGCGCGATGCCGCCGAAGGCGAACGACAGCGCCACGCGCAGGACGAAGTCCATGCGGGTATGCCGCACGTGCGTCTGGTAAAGGCCGAATGCCGTCATCGCACCGGTGAGGGCCAGCGCCACGATCAGGGCGCGCCAGGGCGTCTGCTCCAAGAACTGGACCTGGTACTCCGGCTCGGTATGGAATCGGATCCATGCCGCCGCCATGACGGCCGCGAACAGAACGACCACTTCCCCCAGCCACAGGAACCGGATCACCCGGTCCTTGCGGCTCTTGTGTGTTGCCTTCATCGACATCCCCCTGATGCGGCGCTGGCTCCGGCTGCCAAGCCAGGCCGCGCTGTGTTCGTTCCGACGCCAGCGACCGTGACCCTTCCAGGGCCCGTGGCCGCCGCATCCCAATGCACGTACATGTCCGACACATTGTTCCAACGCGACTTGCCGGCGCCTCCGGACAGGCCACCACAAAAAAGCCGCCCAGTGGGCGGCTTCAGGACTCCAGGCGGAATCGACGATCTCAGGGTCTGATGACGCCCCTGCGATAACGCGCCGCCGGCGACTGCCGCCAGCGCGGCCGGTCCCTGGCGGGCGTCGGCGCGGTGGCATCCGGCGTCGCCACGGCCGGCTGGGAGGCCGTGACGGGCTGCGCCGTTGAGCCCGGCAGCCCGCCCGGGATCAAGGGATGCGCGCCGTTGACCCGGATCGGGTCGGACACCTGGTCGATATCGAATTGCTCGAAGGCGCCAACGTCGATCCTGCCCTCCAGCGACAGGCGGGCGTGCGCATCGCCGATGGCCAGCTTGGTCCTCACGGGAGGATCAAACGCAGGCAGGAGCTGCGGCGACGGGAACGGGAATGCGCCGGGGGCAGGCGGCGTGTTGTTGCCGGCATTGAGCAGCGGACTTCCCGCGCGCGGGCGCAGGTTCCGCTGGGCCAGGTCGACGAACATCGGGTCCGTGCCGCGCAACGTACCGCTCCATTCGCCAGGCACCAGCGTGGCGGCGGTCTGGACCCAGTTGTTCGAGCCGGACACCTTGCGCCCGTCGGACCACGGCTCGCGGCTCTGCGGTCCGCAATACGGCGTGTCGACATTGCTGGCCGGATTCTCCCGCACGATCGCGGGCGCGCTACCCGACGCCGGCTGGTAGACCACGTTGTTGTGCATCTCCAGCGAGCCTTGGCCCAACTGGACCAGCACGGCATTCGCCGAGCCGGAACGGTCCAGCAGGATCGTATTGTTCACCAGGCGCGTACGGCCCTGGTTGCGTCCGTTGAGGTCGCCGCCGATGCGCAAGGCATTGCCCGAACGACTGGTCGATCGGTGGATGATCACGTTGCCGACCAGTTCCGCGTCCTCGCGGCGCAGGTCCGCGTTCCAGCCCGCCTTCTGCGTTTCGCAGTCCGGCCCGATCAGCTCGACTTCGTGCAGGTCCGAGCCCTCGATCCAGTTGTAGTGGATCTCGGCACGCTGGTGGCGCACGCGCACGAGCACGCCGCCGGTGGCGCTGTGCACGTAGTTGTAGCGCATGCGGAACACGGTATCGGGGTACGTTACCTCGTCCGATTGTATGTAGAGGGCGTGCCGTCGATCGCCCTGACCGGAACGCGCGATCTCGCTGTACTCCAGCGTAAAGGAGCCAGAATTCTGGTCGGCGGCGAGGATGCCGTGCGACGGGCAGTCGTGCACGTACGCGTCGCGGACGGTCGCGTTATGGGCTTCGCTGAAGATGCAGCTGCTGGTGCCGCCGGTGACTTCGAAGCCTTCGAAGACGATGTGGTTGGACTGCTGGAACTTGATCGTGTGCGCGCCCCCCGACAGCACCGGGCGGGTGACGCCCGCGACGCGGCGCCAGCGGATCGTCACCGGGCTCGCCGCGGTACCGCTGTCGTCGTCGCCCACCACGATATTGCCCGCATAGGTGGTCCCACCGTCCACTTCGACGATGTCCCCCGGCGCGAGGTTGACGCTGTTGAAGAACGTGGTGAGTTGGGTGTACTGGCGGCCGGGCCCGACGTTGTACGTCGCCGCCGCGGCGCTCAGCGGCACAGCGGCGAGCAGCCCCAGCCCGAGCAGGGGTTTGGAAAGAAGCATCAATTCGACTCCCGCGACTTTGCGCGTTCTGTAGTTCCCCTGCCCGGCCATTCTCGCGGCCCGGGCGTGAATGCCCTGCTAATCCAGGCCTCGATTATGCAAACGGGATGAGACGCTCGCCTCAAATCCGGCATCGGCTTGCCGTCATCGGAGCAGGTGCATGCTCGCCCGGCCGCACCGCCTTCGAAAATGTTGCCGGGAAGTTATTGACGGGTGAAACCGCTTCGTGCAGAATTCCGCGTCTAACGAAACGCGCCCGTAGCTCAGCTGGATAGAGTACCTGGCTACGAACCAGGCGGTCGGGAGTTCGAATCTCTCCGGGCGCGCCATCTCGAAACAGGCAGACTTAAGGTCTGCCTGTTTTTTTTCGTCCGCATGCTGCTCCCGCACGCGCCGCGGGCGCGGCGAGCCGATCAAAAAAAAGAAGGCCCCGCGATGCGGGGCCTTCTTTTTTCAAACTGGCGGAGTGAGAGGGATTCGAACCCTCGATAAGGCTTTTGACCCTATACTCCCTTAGCAGGGGAGCCCCTTCGGCCACTCGGGCATCACTCCGGGTCTTGTT contains the following coding sequences:
- a CDS encoding right-handed parallel beta-helix repeat-containing protein; the protein is MLLSKPLLGLGLLAAVPLSAAAATYNVGPGRQYTQLTTFFNSVNLAPGDIVEVDGGTTYAGNIVVGDDDSGTAASPVTIRWRRVAGVTRPVLSGGAHTIKFQQSNHIVFEGFEVTGGTSSCIFSEAHNATVRDAYVHDCPSHGILAADQNSGSFTLEYSEIARSGQGDRRHALYIQSDEVTYPDTVFRMRYNYVHSATGGVLVRVRHQRAEIHYNWIEGSDLHEVELIGPDCETQKAGWNADLRREDAELVGNVIIHRSTSRSGNALRIGGDLNGRNQGRTRLVNNTILLDRSGSANAVLVQLGQGSLEMHNNVVYQPASGSAPAIVRENPASNVDTPYCGPQSREPWSDGRKVSGSNNWVQTAATLVPGEWSGTLRGTDPMFVDLAQRNLRPRAGSPLLNAGNNTPPAPGAFPFPSPQLLPAFDPPVRTKLAIGDAHARLSLEGRIDVGAFEQFDIDQVSDPIRVNGAHPLIPGGLPGSTAQPVTASQPAVATPDATAPTPARDRPRWRQSPAARYRRGVIRP